Sequence from the Cervus elaphus chromosome 19, mCerEla1.1, whole genome shotgun sequence genome:
atttaaactttgagaaaacaaaaatgtatggaGGCAGAAACCAATTACAAGTACATTTTGGATCACATGGCAACTTAGAAGTGAAAAGAGTAGAAGGAACTGCCTTAAAAATTTAAGCCAATTGATAGCTGTAGTCCAGTGCCTCAACCCATCAGTTACCTATTCATAGCATTTCTGAGGGAGACTTGAGATTGTTTCTTATTAGGGAAAGGGAGCAGGGCATAaataacatacatttaaaaaaatacaaaaatacagtaCTATATCATCGTAGTGcaaatttggggggaaataaaGACAGAAGATAAATCACTTAGCATTTAAACATATGTACCTCCTTTTTTCTATGCCTAGATGTACTGATATAAGGATTTTCTATTAATACAGCATTGAACACCTGAGGTAAATCTTCCCATATAATCTTGATTATTTCCTTACGATAGATTGCTAGAAAGGGACTTAATGGTCAAACagcatacatattctttttttttttagcatacaTATTCCTAAAGGCCATTGATAGATATAGCTGAATTTTTCTCTAGCAGcactatattaaaataataagtatttatATTAAGATTTGAATGTACTCAAGTAATGTGTCTTACAGCATTCTGACTTAGCTCTACCTTCAGTAGATGAAACCCAGGTTGTAAAAGGCAAACAGAAGGTAATATGTTAGTAATTCACAAAGTACGTAGTGTCCTTTCAACTAGGGGGTTTAAGGAATACTATTGCAAATTGCCCCTAATGTTTTATTGTCTAAATTTTTATCAATCTGTATCAAAATAAGATAGTACTCTATACCCTATATGAAATAGATTATGTAATTTTATTGTAGTGTTTACATcgaaatgaaattatataattgGAGTACTAAAACTTTTTACATAttgaaatgttgtttttttttcatttatttttattagttggaggctaattactttacaatattgtagtggtttttgtcgtacattgacatgaatcagccatggatttacatgtattaatttttttacttttagccACATAAGGAAAATCTGTAACAGTTATTTCTCAACAATTATATAGTCAACTGATGTAACAATGGTACTAATATTGGGACGAAGACTAAACAGAGAGGATCTCGGGGTGCGTGATTCACCAGCAACAAAGCGTAAAGTTTTTGAAATGGACCCTAAATCTCTGACAGGCCGTGAGTTTTTTGACTTCTCTTCAGGATCATCCCATGCTGAAAACATCCTCCAGATATTTAATGAATTCCGAGATAGTCGTTTATTCACAGATGTTATCATTTGTGTGGAAGGAAAAGAATTTCCTTGCCATAGAGCTGTTCTCTCAGCCTGCAGTAGCTACTTCAGAGCTATGTTCTGTAATGACCACAGGGAAAGCCGAGAAATGTTGGTTGAGATCAATGGTATTTTAGCTGAAGCTATGGAATGTTTTTTACAGTATGTTTATACTGGAAAAGTGAAGATCACTACAGAGAATGTACAGTATCTCTTTGAAACATCAAGCCTTTTTCAGATTAGCGTTCTTCGTGATGCATGTGCCAAGTTCTTGGAGGAGCAACTTGATCCTTGTAATTGCTTAGGAATCCAGCGCTTTGCTGATACCCATTCCCTCAAAACACTCTTTACAAAATGCAAGAATTTTGCATTACAGACTTTTGAGGATGTGTCCCAGCATGAAGAATTTCTTGAACTTGACAAAGATGAACTGATTGATTATATTTGTAGTGATGAACTAGTTATTGGCAAGGAGGAGATGGTTTTTGAAGCCGTCATGCGTTGGGTCTATCGCGCTGTTGATCTGAGAAGACCACTGTTACATGAGCTCCTGACTCATGTGAGACTCCCTCTGTTGCATCCCAACTACTTTGTTCAAACAGTTGAGGTGGACCAGTTGATCCAGAATTCTCCTGAGTGCTATCAGTTGTTGCATGAAGCAAGACGGTACCACATACTTGGGAATGAAATGATGTCTCCAAGGACTAGGCCACGCAGGTAAGATTGATACATATTAACTACAACATAATTtgcaaaagtttttgtttttttaaaatattttaaagcttccTGAGTGTAATCTCCATGTAGTCATTTATATGTATCATCTACAAGTGGCTTTATGTAATTTGAGATTTGTTTTGGATTGTAACTCATTAGAATTTCTCCCAATGAAGACTAGATTCAACAGCAgcacttttcattattattgtccTGAGCTATGAGACGGTATTGCAAAGGGTCTTTGCAGCTAGCATGTTTCAGCCTGTATGTTCTAATTTTTCTTAACCTTTGTAGGGTACCAAGTTTATTCCATGTTTTTCCTAAAGATCTTTGGATGTTAAGTAACTAAAGACTTTGTTAGAGTTTGTTGGACTGCCTCTACTTATAAAAAAACAATTTGTGTATTCACAGACTAACCTTTTTCCTAACAGACAATGTGAAATATAGAGATCAAGTAAGTAAGTTGGTATACATTGAGGGAATTCTTAGATGTAAAATTAAGGTTTCAGATCTTTTCTCATTTCCACAGTTactatatttaaaactatttgaaagtgaaagtgactcaatagtgtcctactctttgcaaccccatggactgtacagcccatggaattctccaggccagaatactggagtgggtagcctttcccttctccaggggatcttcccaacccagggatcaaacccaggtctcccacattgcaacaggattctttatagctgagccacaagggaagcctgagaatactggagtgggtcgcctatcccttctccagggggtcttcccaacccaggaatcaaaccggggtctcctgcattgcaggaggattgtttgccaactgagctatcaaggaagacCTATTTAAAACACCTGTAGATTCAgttctgtttagttgctcagtcaagtttgactctttgtgaccccatgaaccacagcatgccaggcctccctctccatcaccaattcctggagtccacccaaacctatgtccattgtgtcggtgatgccatccaaccatctcatcctctgttgtccccttctcctgctgcccccagtctttcccagcatcagggtcttttcaaatgagtcagctctccacatcaggtggccaaagtatcagagtttcagcttcaacatcagtccctccaatgaacacccaggatagAAAAATAATCTCTGTGCCTTAAGAATGGAAGGAATAGTATTAAACATTTTACTGTGAATAAGCAAAAATTGGCTGTTGTGAGACATATTATAGtaaaaaatcctttaaatatttttctaacaaAGCTGACCTTT
This genomic interval carries:
- the KLHL24 gene encoding kelch-like protein 24; the encoded protein is MVLILGRRLNREDLGVRDSPATKRKVFEMDPKSLTGREFFDFSSGSSHAENILQIFNEFRDSRLFTDVIICVEGKEFPCHRAVLSACSSYFRAMFCNDHRESREMLVEINGILAEAMECFLQYVYTGKVKITTENVQYLFETSSLFQISVLRDACAKFLEEQLDPCNCLGIQRFADTHSLKTLFTKCKNFALQTFEDVSQHEEFLELDKDELIDYICSDELVIGKEEMVFEAVMRWVYRAVDLRRPLLHELLTHVRLPLLHPNYFVQTVEVDQLIQNSPECYQLLHEARRYHILGNEMMSPRTRPRRSTGFSEVIVVVGGCERVGGFNLPYTECYDPVTGEWKSLAKLPEFTKSEYAVCALRNDILVSGGRINGRDVWIYNSQLNIWIRVASLNKGRWRHKMAVLLGKVYVVGGYDGQNRLSSVECYDSFSNRWTEVAPLKEAVSSPAVTSCVGKLFVIGGGPDDNTCSDKVQSYDPETNSWLLRAAIPIAKRCITAVSLNNLIYVAGGLTKAIYCYDPVEDYWMHVQNTFSRQENCGMSVCNGKIYILGGRRENGEATDTILCYDPATSIITGVAAMPRPVSYHGCVTIHRYNEKCFKL